One Aegilops tauschii subsp. strangulata cultivar AL8/78 chromosome 7, Aet v6.0, whole genome shotgun sequence genomic window carries:
- the LOC109766436 gene encoding 26S proteasome regulatory subunit 8 homolog A yields MAAVAMDIAKPSALPASVDDPSAASAKGRAGGGEGLRQYYLQHIHDLQLQIRTKTHNLNRLEAQRNDLNSRVRMLREELQLLQEPGSYVGEVVKVMGKSKVLVKVHPEGKYVVDLDKSIDITKITPSTRVALRNDSYMLHLILPSKVDPLVNLMKVEKVPDSTYDMIGGLDQQIKEIKEVIELPIKHPELFESLGIAQPKGVLLYGPPGTGKTLLARAVAHHTDCTFIRVSGSELVQKYIGEGSRMVRELFVMAREHAPSIIFMDEIDSIGSARMESGSGNGDSEVQRTMLELLNQLDGFEASNKIKVLMATNRIDILDQALLRPGRIDRKIEFPNPNADSRGDILKIHSRKMNLMRGIDLKKIAEKMNGASGAELKAVCTEAGMFALRERRVHVTQEDFEMAVAKVMKKDTEKNMSLRKLWK; encoded by the exons ATGGCGGCGGTGGCGATGGACATCGCGAAGCCCTCGGCGCTGCCGGCGAGCGTCGACGACCCGTCGGCGGCGTCGGCCAAGGGcagggccggcggcggggagggCCTGCGCCAGTACTACCTGCAGCACATCCACGACCTGCAGCTCCAGATCCGGACCAAGACGCACAACCTCAACCGCCTCGAGGCCCAGCGCAACGACCTCAACTCGCGAG TTAGAATGCTCCGGGAAGAGTTGCAGCTCCTTCAAGAACCGGGCTCATATGTTGGCGAGGTTGTGAAGGTTATGGGCAAGTCAAAGGTTCTAGTCAAG GTTCATCCAGAAGGCAAATATGTTGTAGATCTTGATAAAAGTATTGATATTACAAAGATAACCCCTTCAACAAGAGTTGCTCTTCGGAACGACAGCTACATGCTTCACCTTATCCTGCCCAGCAAGGTCGATCCACTGGTTAATCTTATGAAGGTGGAGAAGGTTCCTGACTCTACCTATGATATGATTGGTGGTCTTGATCAGCAAATTAAAGAGATCAAGGAG GTGATTGAGCTTCCCATTAAGCATCCTGAGCTGTTTGAGAGTCTCGGAATTGCCCAACCAAAG GGTGTGCTCCTTTACGGGCCTCCAGGTACAGGGAAAACATTACTTGCTCGTGCAGTTGCTCATCACACCGACTGCACCTTCATCAGGGTCTCAGGTTCTGAGTTGGTTCAAAAGTATATTGGAGAGGGTTCCAGGATGGTTCGTGAACTCTTTGTGATGGCTAG GGAGCATGCACCATCCATTATATTTATGGATGAAATAGACTCTATTGGATCTGCTAGAATGGAGTCGGGCTCCGGCAACGGTGATAGCGAGGTTCAGCGTACTATGCTTGAGCTTCTGAACCAACTTGATGGTTTTGAAGCATCGAACAAAATTAAGGTTCTTATGGCAACTAATAGGATAGACATATTGGATCAAGCTCTTCTGAGGCCTGGTCGTATCGATAGGAAGATCGAATTTCCAAATCCTAATGCAGAT TCCCGTGGTGATATTTTGAAGATTCACTCGAGGAAAATGAACTTGATGCGTGGCATTGATCTGAAAAAAATTGCCGAGAAGATGAACGGAGCATCAGGAGCAGAGCTAAAG GCGGTCTGCACAGAAGCTGGAATGTTTGCCCTCCGCGAGAGAAGGGTGCACGTCACCCAGGAGGATTTCGAGATGGCCGTGGCCAAGGTGATGAAGAAGGATACCGAGAAGAACATGTCGCTGCGGAAGCTATGGAAGTGA